Part of the Bacteroidota bacterium genome, GGCAGGGGACGTGCATTGTCCATGAAACCTTCAGCGAGCGGAAACTCCTGCAACTCGACAGGCAATATCCGAACGCCACGCTCATTGCGCACCCCGAATGCGATGAGGCGATACTCAACCGTGCGGAATTCGTGGGCTCAACAAGCGCATTGCTCCGGTATGTCCAGCAGAGCTCTGACCGCGAGTTCATCATCGCGACCGAGGCAGGAATCATTCACCAGATGGAAAAATCGTGCCCCGATAAGATCTTCATCCCTGCTCCCCCCGAAGAGAGTTGCGCCTGCAACCTCTGCCCCTACATGAAACTCAACACGATGGAGAAGCTCTACCTTTGTATGAGGGACCGCTCGCCGGAAATCGTTCTCAGTGACGACCTCATCAGGCGCGCCTACGCGCCGATCCGCCGCATGCTTGAAATGAGCTGAACCGGCAGCGCCGGGGCAACGGCTCTCAATGTTTCTGGTTCACGTAATACGCGAAGATTCCGAACGCACGCGCCGCTTCGCCCTGCGCATGGACTGTTCCCACCTCGTCCACCCCGTATCCGTCTTCGCCTCCGTAGGGATTCCAGCCGTTCCGAATGCCGTCGTCCGGAGTCCGGTGTAGCACCACCTGTGCCGCACCATTGTGGTTCGTCCAGACATGCTCGAGCATCAATCCCACCTTGTGCAGGATGTCCTGTAGTTTAACGGTGTCGAGGGCGTACGCGTCAAGCAAATAATTCACGAACGCTCCGTTCCCGTCCATCCGGATCTGAAAGAAATTCTCCGGATCGACCCAGCCGTTCGCCGGATTGGTGATCCACTCCGCCGTCGCGATCGCGATGTTCTTGTACCTGGGATCCTTGGTTTCCCTGTAAAGGCACGACCCGATCGAGCAATATTCCGCCCCTTCCCAGGGGAGCTGCTTGCCGAAAGCCGCCAGGCCCGGCTTGCCTTCCCATCTCCCGTCCCCCTTATACAGGGCCTTCTCAATCCCCGGAAGATTCCCGTCTCCGTTCCAGACGAGCAGGGCGTCTTCGAGGAAGGTCCTTTCCCCGCTCGCCTCGTACAACCAGCACGCGACGGAGACCATCTGATTCATGTTGCTGTTGGTGAAGATCTGCCCCCGGTCGCGAGCCTCCGGCGGCCAATTATACCAGCTCCAGAAGCCCTCATGGTTCGACATCCGCCCCTCACGGCGCGCCTCCGTGTAGCGCTTCCTCGCATCTTCGACAAGGGCCCGGTTTGTACGGCCGGTGAAGTTCCACCAGATGAGCTCTGCGAGACACACCCATGCCCGGTCGTCCACCCAGGTCCCTTCACACATCTTTCTCAGGTCGTGATCCGCGACGTGAAACTTCAGGAGGGTGGAGTCTTTGGTTGCTGCGAAGAGGTAGGCGTCGCCGATCGCCCCGTAGGCGCCTTCCCAGCACGGGGTATAGACGGCATGAAAGAGGGCGTCGACCTTGTAAGCGCGCTGGATCCAGAGAGGCTCCGCCTTGACCACCCCCGGTTCGTGGGCAGTGACCGGTGCGTCCCCGGTTACAGCGGAGGGACCCTTGCGGAGGAAAAAGTAATAGGCGGAGGCGGCAAGGAGAATCACCGCCGAGATCAAAGCGAAGTTTCGGCTTCGTCCGGTTGGAGGCGGTTGCTCCTTCTTCCTGCCATGGTACGCTCTTTTCATAGCCGGAGCCAATATACAGAATATTGTAAAGGTTTTGAAAAGTAGAGGGGAATTGCTATCTTCCGGCATGAAAACCGATAAATCCCAGCCGACGAAGTTCACTACCGTCTCGGGAGAGCCGATCGAGCTTCTTTATACGCCCGACGATATCGCGCACATCAACTACCTTTCAGACATCGGATTTCCCGGCGAATTCCCGTATACCCGTGGCATTCACCGCGACATGTACCGTGGAAAACTCTGGACGATGCGCCAGTTCGCGGGGTTCGGGACGCCGGAGGACACGAACGAACGCTATCACTACCTCCTCGCACATGGCCAGACCGGCCTCTCCGTCGCCTTCGATCTGCCGACGCTGATGGGACGCGACGCTGATGACCCCCTCTCGGAAGGAGAGGTGGGAATATGCGGGGTTTCGATCAGTTCTCTGGCTGATATGGAGGCGCTGTTCAAGGGAATACGGCTGTCGGACGTCTCCACCTCCATGACGATCAATGCCCCGGCCGCAATGCTGCTCGCGTTTTACGTCGCGGTCGCGGAGAACCAGGGAGCCTCGCCGTCTCTTCTGCGCGGGACGATTCAGGCCGATATTTTGAAGGAATACATCGCCCAAAAGGAGTGGATTTATCCTCCGAGTCCTTCGATGCGCATCATCACGGACATGATCGAATACTGTACTCGGGAGATGCGGCAGTGGAACCCCATCTCGGTCAGCGGGTACCACATCCGTGAAGCAGGGTCGACCGCGATCCAGGAACTTGCGTTTACGCTCGCGGACGGGTTTGCCTACGTCGAAGCCTGCATCGCGAAGGGGCTCGACGTCGATGATTTCGCGCCGAGACTCTCGTTCTTTTTCAACTCTCACCTCGATTTCTTCGAGGAGATAGCAAAATACAGGGCGGCGCGCAGAATTTACGCCCGCCACATGCGCCATAAATACGGGGCGAAAAACCCACGATCCTGGATGCTCCGGTTCCACACGCAGACCGCGGGATGTACTCTCACTGCCCAACAGCCGGAAAACAATATTGTCCGCACTGCCTTCCAGGCGCTCGCCGGTGTGCTTGGCGGTACCCAGTCTCTCCACACCAACTCGATGGATGAAACGCTCGCGCTTCCCTCCGAAAAGGCCGTGACGATCGCCCTCCGCACCCAGCAGATCATCGCATACGAAACCGGCGTCGCAAACACGGCGGATCCGCTCGCAGGGAGCTACTTCGTGGAGGCGCTCACCGACAAAATGGAGAAAGGGGCGGAGGCCTACTTCGAACGAATCGACTCGCTGGGCGGCGTGATCGCGGGCATCGAAGAGGGGTTTTTCCAGCGCGAGATCGCCGGGGCTGCCTACCGGTATCAGCAGGAGCTGGACCGCAAGGAGAAGATCATCGTGGGCGTGAACGAATACGTCCAGGAAAACGAACAGGTCCAGATACCGCTCCTCCTGATTTCTCCCGAAGTGGAGGTGAAGCAACGCAAGCGGATTGCGGAGGTGCGCGCCGGACGCAGCGACCAGAGCGTGCTCGAGACCCTCGACGCGCTTCGCCGCGCGGCCGAGGACGGATCGAACCTGATCCCGCCCCTGATCGCCTGCACGAGGGCGTATGTGACGCTGGGCGAAATGTGCAACGCGCTTGCGGAAGTGTTCGGAGTTTACGAAGAACCGGCGGTATTTTAGCGATTGCAGAAGCAAATCCGCTACATGATCGCCTCGATGAGGCCGCAGCAGTGGATCAAGAATCTTTTTCTCTTTGCGGCTCTCATTTTTTCAGGCAACCTGTTTGTCCTGCGTGACTTCCTTCCGACCGTCGCCGGGTTCTTTCTCTTCTGTCTCTCCAGCAGCGGGGTCTACCTCTTCAACGATGTCTGCGATCTCGAAAACGACAAGCTCCATCCGGTAAAATCCCAGCGGCCTCTCCCGTCGGGCAGGCTTGGGGTGGGACCGGCGCTCGGGGCGTCCTTCTTCCTGGGGGTCGCGGGGGTCGCCGGAGCGTACCTCCTCCGACCTCAGTTCGCCCTTATTCTCCTGCTCTACCTGCTCATCAATGCCGCATACTCGGTCAAGCTC contains:
- a CDS encoding methylmalonyl-CoA mutase family protein, with product MKTDKSQPTKFTTVSGEPIELLYTPDDIAHINYLSDIGFPGEFPYTRGIHRDMYRGKLWTMRQFAGFGTPEDTNERYHYLLAHGQTGLSVAFDLPTLMGRDADDPLSEGEVGICGVSISSLADMEALFKGIRLSDVSTSMTINAPAAMLLAFYVAVAENQGASPSLLRGTIQADILKEYIAQKEWIYPPSPSMRIITDMIEYCTREMRQWNPISVSGYHIREAGSTAIQELAFTLADGFAYVEACIAKGLDVDDFAPRLSFFFNSHLDFFEEIAKYRAARRIYARHMRHKYGAKNPRSWMLRFHTQTAGCTLTAQQPENNIVRTAFQALAGVLGGTQSLHTNSMDETLALPSEKAVTIALRTQQIIAYETGVANTADPLAGSYFVEALTDKMEKGAEAYFERIDSLGGVIAGIEEGFFQREIAGAAYRYQQELDRKEKIIVGVNEYVQENEQVQIPLLLISPEVEVKQRKRIAEVRAGRSDQSVLETLDALRRAAEDGSNLIPPLIACTRAYVTLGEMCNALAEVFGVYEEPAVF